Proteins found in one Flavobacterium channae genomic segment:
- a CDS encoding Dps family protein: protein MKLNSLGLPIEQSEELVKELNTLLSNFQIYYQNLRGLHWNIRGKRFFDLHVKFEELYNDSQLKIDLIAERVLTLGGIPLHTFSDYIANSELKVGKDISKDVEAIQLILDSLSVLLQLERGILNKSGVIDDEGTNSMMSDFIKEQEKTIWMLKAWMEEEI, encoded by the coding sequence ATGAAATTAAATAGTTTAGGATTACCAATTGAACAATCAGAAGAGTTAGTAAAAGAATTAAATACACTGTTATCTAACTTTCAAATATATTATCAAAATTTAAGAGGTTTACATTGGAATATCAGAGGAAAGCGTTTTTTTGATTTGCATGTAAAGTTTGAAGAATTATACAATGACAGCCAATTAAAAATTGATTTAATTGCAGAACGTGTTTTAACTTTAGGAGGGATTCCATTACATACATTTTCAGATTATATTGCAAATAGTGAACTAAAAGTTGGAAAAGATATTTCAAAAGACGTTGAAGCAATTCAATTGATTTTAGATTCATTAAGTGTTTTGTTGCAATTAGAAAGAGGTATATTGAATAAATCTGGGGTAATTGATGATGAAGGAACCAATTCAATGATGAGTGACTTTATCAAAGAACAAGAAAAAACCATTTGGATGTTAAAAGCTTGGATGGAAGAAGAAATTTAA
- a CDS encoding SulP family inorganic anion transporter encodes MNNHSIFSNVRGDLAAGLVVFLVALPLCLGIALASGAPLFSGIVSGVIGGIVVGFLSNSALSVTGPAAGLTAIVLSAITDLGGFDIFLVAVILAGVIQVALGYLKAGSFSNYFPTSVIEGMLAAIGIIIILKQIPHAFGHDVDNEGDFFYIEKSGHTTIDTLIESINFIHSGALIIAILSLAILIIWEKVPALKNIKLIPGALVVVIVSIILNEFFIQTDSKFAITTQNHLVQLPSISEISNGFALPNFSSLLNEKVWIVAITIAVVASIETLLCIEATDKLDTYKRFTDTNRELKAQGVGNIISGLLGGLPMTSVVVRSSANINSGGKTKLSTIFHGILLITFALSIPFILNKIPLAALAAVLLMVGYKLAKPSVFVHLWNNGYSQFIPFVITVIAVVRIDLLKGVGIGLAVSVIFILYQNLKFAYSFKKESFHDGDIITIKLAQEVSFLNKAAIKNTLANIPRKSKLIIDASNTKYIDFDVVELIKDFRNVKAEDKEIELSLKGFKEQYDIDNTEFKNVKIKDSKELKKA; translated from the coding sequence ATGAATAATCATTCTATTTTTTCCAATGTAAGAGGTGATCTTGCAGCTGGATTAGTTGTATTTTTAGTTGCATTACCATTATGTTTAGGTATTGCATTGGCATCTGGAGCACCTTTGTTTTCAGGTATTGTTTCGGGTGTAATTGGTGGAATCGTAGTTGGATTTCTTAGTAATTCAGCTTTGAGTGTTACCGGACCAGCTGCCGGATTAACTGCAATTGTTTTATCTGCAATTACAGATTTAGGAGGTTTTGATATTTTTTTAGTTGCTGTAATTTTAGCTGGAGTAATTCAAGTAGCTTTAGGTTATTTAAAAGCAGGTAGTTTTTCAAACTACTTTCCTACAAGTGTTATTGAAGGAATGTTAGCTGCTATTGGAATCATCATTATTTTAAAGCAAATTCCTCATGCTTTTGGACACGATGTTGATAATGAAGGTGACTTTTTCTATATTGAAAAATCTGGGCATACAACTATTGATACTTTAATTGAGTCAATCAATTTTATTCATTCAGGTGCTTTAATAATTGCCATTTTATCGTTAGCAATATTAATTATTTGGGAAAAGGTTCCTGCATTAAAAAATATTAAATTAATTCCAGGTGCATTAGTTGTAGTTATTGTTAGTATAATTTTAAACGAATTTTTTATTCAAACAGATTCAAAATTTGCTATTACTACACAAAATCACTTAGTACAATTGCCTTCAATTTCTGAGATTAGTAACGGATTTGCATTACCAAATTTTTCATCTTTATTAAATGAGAAAGTTTGGATTGTTGCCATAACAATTGCAGTTGTTGCTTCAATTGAAACGTTGTTATGTATCGAAGCAACAGATAAATTAGATACTTATAAAAGATTTACAGATACCAATCGTGAATTAAAAGCGCAAGGTGTTGGTAATATTATTAGCGGATTATTAGGTGGTTTACCAATGACATCAGTTGTTGTGCGTTCATCTGCAAATATCAATTCTGGTGGAAAAACTAAATTATCAACAATATTTCATGGTATACTTTTAATTACTTTTGCATTATCAATACCATTTATATTGAATAAAATTCCATTAGCAGCTTTAGCAGCGGTTTTATTAATGGTAGGATATAAATTGGCAAAACCAAGTGTTTTTGTACATTTGTGGAACAATGGATATTCGCAATTTATTCCATTTGTGATTACTGTAATTGCAGTTGTTCGTATCGATTTATTAAAAGGTGTAGGAATAGGTTTAGCAGTAAGTGTGATTTTTATTTTATATCAAAATTTAAAATTTGCTTACTCTTTTAAAAAAGAATCATTTCATGATGGCGATATTATTACAATTAAATTAGCACAAGAGGTTTCCTTTTTGAATAAGGCGGCAATAAAAAATACTTTAGCAAATATTCCAAGAAAATCGAAACTAATTATAGATGCTTCAAATACAAAATATATCGATTTTGATGTTGTGGAATTAATTAAAGATTTTAGAAACGTAAAAGCGGAAGATAAAGAAATTGAATTGAGTTTAAAAGGATTTAAAGAACAATACGATATCGACAATACAGAATTTAAAAACGTAAAAATTAAAGATTCAAAAGAATTAAAAAAAGCGTAA
- a CDS encoding carbonic anhydrase family protein — protein sequence MKAHNKETQAQMTPRKALQFLQEGNDRFINNLKANRNLLEQVNETRDGQWPFATILSCIDSRTSAELIFDQGLGDVFSVRIAGNIVNTDILGSMEFACKVAGSKLIVVLGHSKCGAVKGACDHVEMGNLTELLSKIQPSVYQEKQTTENRTSGNAEFVENVSEINVKRNVKNIIERSFVLEQLLEEGKIGIVGAMHDIETGKVVFYEDVLYIKDDLNPNFTVDHLKH from the coding sequence ATGAAAGCACACAACAAAGAAACTCAGGCTCAAATGACTCCAAGAAAAGCATTGCAATTTCTACAAGAGGGTAATGATCGTTTTATTAATAACTTAAAAGCAAATAGAAACTTACTTGAACAAGTTAATGAAACGCGTGACGGTCAATGGCCTTTTGCAACAATTTTAAGTTGTATAGATAGTAGAACGTCTGCAGAATTAATTTTTGACCAAGGTTTAGGAGATGTTTTTTCAGTAAGAATTGCTGGAAATATTGTTAATACGGATATTTTAGGAAGTATGGAATTTGCATGTAAAGTTGCAGGTTCAAAATTAATCGTAGTATTAGGACATTCGAAATGTGGGGCTGTAAAAGGAGCTTGTGATCATGTTGAAATGGGTAACTTAACGGAATTGTTATCTAAAATTCAACCTTCGGTATATCAAGAAAAGCAAACAACGGAAAACAGAACTTCTGGTAATGCTGAATTTGTTGAGAACGTTTCTGAAATTAATGTAAAACGAAATGTAAAGAACATTATAGAGAGAAGTTTTGTTTTAGAGCAACTTTTAGAGGAGGGAAAAATTGGAATTGTTGGTGCAATGCATGACATTGAAACAGGGAAAGTTGTTTTTTATGAAGATGTGCTTTACATTAAAGACGATTTAAATCCAAATTTTACTGTTGATCATTTAAAACATTAA
- the can gene encoding carbonate dehydratase, whose product MSDFYKKILDNNKKWVESKLAISPNYFKNLSESQNPPLLWIGCSDSRVPANEIIGAEPGEVFVHRNIANMVLHTDMNMLSVLDYAVNALKVKHVIVCGHYGCGGVKAAMQNKSIGIIDNWIRHIKDVYRFNHKELDAIVDEKERFNRFVEINVKEQVMDLAKTSIVQNAWKKGQELVIHGWVYGLNDGYVTDLGLNFSCDKDLDDVYQLKF is encoded by the coding sequence ATGAGTGATTTTTATAAAAAAATACTAGACAACAATAAAAAATGGGTTGAGAGCAAATTAGCTATTAGTCCTAATTATTTTAAAAATTTATCAGAAAGTCAAAATCCACCATTACTTTGGATTGGTTGTTCCGATAGTAGAGTTCCCGCTAATGAGATTATTGGTGCAGAACCAGGAGAGGTCTTTGTACATAGAAATATTGCCAATATGGTTTTGCACACTGATATGAACATGCTTAGTGTTCTAGATTATGCTGTAAATGCTTTAAAAGTTAAACATGTTATTGTTTGCGGTCATTATGGTTGTGGTGGAGTTAAAGCAGCTATGCAAAATAAATCAATTGGGATAATTGATAATTGGATTCGTCATATTAAAGATGTTTACCGTTTTAATCATAAAGAATTGGATGCAATTGTTGATGAAAAAGAAAGATTCAATCGATTTGTCGAAATCAACGTGAAAGAGCAAGTTATGGATTTGGCAAAAACATCAATCGTTCAAAATGCTTGGAAAAAAGGTCAAGAATTAGTTATTCATGGATGGGTTTATGGATTAAATGATGGATATGTAACCGATTTAGGTTTAAACTTTAGTTGTGATAAAGATTTAGATGATGTTTATCAGTTGAAGTTTTAA
- a CDS encoding pentapeptide repeat-containing protein, translating into MHSDYITDENFSEITFSENDIKFKEYENCTFTNCDFRACFFTAVTFIDCNFFDCNFRGTKINHVSLRDVWFTKCDFTSVNFAMTDQILFEFHFKDSLLDYAQFYSLKLKKMQFINCSMIAVDFMESDLTEAMFDNCNLRHAVFIGTTANKTDFSTSYDFIIDPEKNKLKRAVFSTENLKGLLQKYDLIIK; encoded by the coding sequence ATGCATTCAGATTATATAACCGATGAGAATTTTTCTGAAATAACTTTTTCAGAAAACGATATCAAATTCAAAGAATACGAAAACTGCACTTTTACCAATTGCGATTTTAGAGCATGTTTCTTTACTGCCGTTACTTTTATTGATTGTAACTTTTTTGATTGTAATTTCAGAGGAACAAAAATCAATCATGTTTCTCTTCGAGATGTTTGGTTTACCAAATGTGATTTTACTTCGGTAAACTTTGCAATGACAGACCAAATTTTATTTGAATTTCATTTCAAGGATAGTTTACTTGACTATGCACAATTCTACAGCTTAAAACTAAAAAAAATGCAGTTTATAAATTGCAGTATGATTGCTGTTGATTTTATGGAAAGTGATTTAACCGAGGCTATGTTTGACAATTGTAATTTAAGACATGCTGTTTTTATTGGAACTACAGCAAACAAAACAGACTTTTCAACAAGTTATGATTTCATAATTGATCCTGAAAAAAACAAATTGAAAAGAGCCGTTTTTTCTACTGAAAACTTAAAAGGATTACTTCAGAAATATGATTTAATCATCAAATAA
- a CDS encoding TIGR02757 family protein produces MNRSELKEFLDEKVELYNNPNFIESDPIQIPHLYSLKEDIEIAGFLAATIAWENRKMIINNAKKMMELMGNSPYDFVMSHSESQLEKLESFVHRTFNGQDFIGFTKGLQHIYQNHNGLEAIFSKQNPTMQHTISEFKQSFFEIPHLSRTEKHISDPLNGSAAKRINMYLRWMVRNDNKGVDLGIWKTISPALLSCPLDVHSGNVARKLELLTRKQNDAKALAELDENLRKLDKNDPVKYDFALFGLGVFEGF; encoded by the coding sequence ATGAATCGTTCTGAGCTCAAAGAATTTCTAGACGAAAAAGTTGAATTGTACAACAATCCTAATTTCATTGAAAGCGATCCAATTCAAATTCCGCATTTATATTCTTTAAAAGAAGATATTGAAATTGCTGGATTTCTTGCGGCAACAATTGCTTGGGAAAATCGAAAAATGATTATCAACAATGCAAAAAAAATGATGGAGTTGATGGGAAATTCACCTTATGACTTTGTCATGTCGCATTCGGAATCACAATTGGAAAAATTAGAAAGTTTTGTTCATCGCACATTTAATGGTCAAGATTTTATTGGTTTTACAAAAGGATTACAACATATTTACCAAAATCATAACGGATTAGAGGCGATTTTCTCAAAGCAAAATCCGACAATGCAACATACAATTTCAGAATTCAAGCAATCGTTTTTTGAAATTCCTCATTTATCAAGAACTGAAAAGCACATTTCAGATCCACTGAATGGTTCAGCAGCGAAACGAATTAATATGTATTTGCGTTGGATGGTCAGAAATGACAACAAAGGAGTTGATTTGGGAATTTGGAAAACTATTTCTCCTGCCCTACTTTCTTGTCCGTTAGATGTGCATTCTGGTAATGTAGCAAGAAAATTAGAATTGCTTACAAGAAAACAAAATGACGCTAAAGCATTAGCAGAATTAGACGAAAATTTAAGAAAGTTAGACAAAAATGATCCTGTAAAATACGATTTTGCTTTATTTGGCCTTGGCGTTTTTGAAGGGTTTTAA
- a CDS encoding ABC transporter ATP-binding protein → MITAKNLNKYYDTLHVLKGVDLHIKKGEIVSIVGASGAGKTTLLQILGTLDLPAKQNDTILEINGATVLNLKDKELSKFRNQHLGFIFQFHQLLPEFTALENVCIPGFIANRDKKEVETEAKKLLSYLGLAERTHHKPSELSGGEQQRVAVARALINKPAVIFADEPSGNLDTHTAENLHELFFKLRDEFGQTFVIVTHNEELANMADRKLTMVDGNIVTE, encoded by the coding sequence ATGATTACTGCAAAAAATCTAAATAAATATTATGACACTCTACATGTTTTAAAAGGAGTGGATTTACATATAAAAAAAGGCGAAATAGTTTCTATTGTTGGGGCATCTGGTGCTGGAAAAACTACATTACTTCAAATTTTAGGGACTTTAGATTTACCTGCAAAACAAAATGATACTATTTTAGAAATAAATGGCGCTACGGTTTTAAATTTAAAAGACAAGGAACTTTCAAAATTTAGAAATCAACACTTAGGTTTCATTTTTCAATTTCATCAATTATTACCTGAATTTACTGCTTTAGAAAATGTTTGTATTCCTGGATTTATAGCGAATCGTGACAAAAAAGAAGTGGAAACAGAAGCTAAAAAACTGTTGTCTTATTTAGGTTTAGCAGAAAGAACGCATCACAAACCAAGCGAACTTTCTGGTGGTGAACAGCAGCGTGTTGCCGTTGCTAGAGCCTTAATTAACAAACCTGCTGTAATTTTTGCTGATGAGCCATCTGGAAATTTAGATACACATACTGCCGAAAACTTACATGAATTGTTTTTTAAATTACGAGATGAATTTGGGCAAACCTTTGTAATTGTAACGCATAATGAAGAATTGGCAAACATGGCTGATAGAAAATTAACCATGGTTGATGGAAATATTGTAACAGAATAA
- the msrA gene encoding peptide-methionine (S)-S-oxide reductase MsrA, whose translation MRIWNKGLSLLLVLISSSCNAKEKTNLNKEFKEPIKTKVKEGMEVATFAGGCFWCTEAVFLEIKGVEKVISGYTGGKTVNPTYKEICTGETGHAEAIQITYDPKQVAYEDLLEVFFGTHDPTTLNRQGADVGTQYRSEIFYHSEEQKTKAENYIQLLEKEKLYNKPIVTKISSAVVFYPAEDYHQNYYNQNSSQGYCQMVIAPKLEKLRKYYKSKLK comes from the coding sequence ATGAGAATTTGGAATAAAGGATTATCGTTACTATTAGTTTTAATCTCTAGCTCTTGTAATGCTAAAGAAAAAACTAATTTGAATAAAGAATTTAAAGAACCTATTAAAACTAAAGTTAAAGAAGGTATGGAAGTTGCAACATTTGCTGGAGGCTGTTTTTGGTGTACAGAAGCTGTTTTTTTAGAAATTAAAGGAGTTGAAAAAGTGATTTCTGGCTATACAGGTGGAAAAACAGTTAATCCAACATACAAAGAAATTTGTACAGGAGAAACGGGTCATGCTGAAGCAATTCAAATTACATATGATCCAAAACAAGTTGCTTATGAAGATTTATTAGAAGTATTCTTTGGTACTCATGATCCAACTACTTTAAATCGTCAAGGAGCAGATGTAGGGACTCAGTATCGAAGCGAAATTTTTTATCATTCAGAAGAGCAAAAAACTAAGGCTGAAAACTATATTCAATTATTAGAAAAAGAAAAATTGTATAATAAACCGATTGTAACTAAAATATCTTCGGCAGTTGTTTTTTATCCAGCTGAAGATTATCATCAAAACTATTACAATCAAAATTCAAGTCAAGGATATTGTCAAATGGTGATTGCTCCAAAATTGGAAAAATTACGCAAATATTATAAATCAAAATTAAAATAG